In Canis lupus familiaris isolate Mischka breed German Shepherd chromosome 9, alternate assembly UU_Cfam_GSD_1.0, whole genome shotgun sequence, a single window of DNA contains:
- the KRT16 gene encoding keratin, type I cytoskeletal 16: MTSCSRQFTSSSSMKGSCGIGGGSSRMSSVLAGGACRAPSAYGGLSVSTSRYSSGGACGLGGGYGGGFSSSSSFGGGLGSGFGGGYGGGLGAGFGAGFGAGFGAGFGGGDGSLLSGNEKLTMQNLNDRLASYLDKVRALEEANTELEVKIRDWYQRQRPSEAKDYSPYFKTIEDLRNKIITATIENAQPILQIDNARLAADDFRTKYEHELTLRQSVEADINGLRRVLDELTLSRTDLEMQIEGLKEELAYLRKNHEEEMLALRGQTGGDVSVEMDAAPGVDLSRILNEMRDQYEQMAEKNRRDAEAWFLSKTEELNKEVVSNSELLQSGRSEVTELRRTLQGLEIELQSQLSMKASLESSLEETKGRYCMQLSQIQGLIGNVEEQLAQLRCEMEQQSQEYQVLLDVKTRLEQEIATYRRLLEGEDAHLSSQQASSHSYSSHNVFSSSSSSSSGLQTRPILKEQGSSSFSQGQSSKH, encoded by the exons ATGACCTCCTGCAGCCGCCAGTTCACCTCCTCCAGCTCCATGAAGGGCTCCTGCGGCATCGGGGGCGGCTCCAGCCGCATGTCCTCTGTCCTGGCTGGAGGGGCCTGCCGGGCCCCCAGTGCCTACGGGGGCCTGTCGGTCTCCACCTCCCGCTACTCCTCCGGGGGGGCCTGCGGCCTGGGGGGCGGCTATGGCGGCGgcttcagcagcagcagcagctttggTGGGGGCCTGGGTAGCGGCTTTGGTGGAGGATACGGTGGTGGCCTTGGTGCTGGCTTCGGTGCTGGCTTCGGTGCTGGCTTTGGTGCTGGctttggtggtggtgatggcagcCTCCTCTCTGGCAATGAGAAGCTCACCATGCAGAACCTCAACGACCGCCTGGCCTCCTACCTGGACAAGGTGCGCGCCCTGGAGGAGGCCAACACTGAGCTGGAGGTGAAGATCCGCGACTGGTACCAGAGGCAGCGGCCCAGTGAGGCCAAGGACTACAGCCCCTACTTCAAGACCATTGAGGACCTGAGGAACAAG ATCATCACAGCCACCATCGAGAATGCTCAGCCCATTCTGCAGATTGACAATGCCAGGCTGGCAGCTGATGACTTTAGGACCAA GTATGAGCACGAGCTGACCCTGCGCCAGAGCGTGGAAGCCGACATCAACGGCCTGCGCCGGGTGCTGGATGAGCTGACCCTGTCCAGGACTGATTTGGAGATGCAGATCGAAGGCCTGAAGGAGGAGCTGGCTTACCTGAGGAAGAACCATGAGGAG GAGATGCTTGCTCTGCGGGGTCAGACTGGTGGGGACGTCAGCGTGGAGATGGACGCCGCCCCTGGCGTGGATCTGAGCCGCATCCTGAACGAGATGCGTGACCAGTACGAGCAGATGGCGGAGAAGAACCGCAGAGACGCGGAGGCCTGGTTCCTGAGCAAG ACCGAGGAACTGAACAAAGAAGTGGTCTCTAATAGCGAATTGCTGCAGAGTGGCCGCAGTGAGGTGACTGAGCTCCGGAGGACGCTCCAGGGCCTGGAGATTGAACTGCAGTCCCAGCTCAGCATG AAAGCATCCCTGGAGAGCAGCCTGGAGGAGACCAAAGGCCGCTACTGCATGCAGCTGTCCCAGATCCAGGGGCTGATCGGCAACGTGGAGGAGCAGCTGGCCCAGCTGCGCTGTGAGATGGAACAGCAGAGCCAGGAGTACCAGGTGCTGCTGGATGTGAAGACAAGGCTGGAGCAGGAGATCGCCACCTACCGCCGCCTGctggagggcgaggatgccca CCTCTCCTCCCAGCAAGCATCCAGCCATTCCTATTCTTCCCACAATG tcttctcctcctcctcctcatcctcctctggcctccagaCTCGGCCCATCCTCAAGGAGCAGGGCTCTTCCAGCTTCAGCCAGGGCCAGAGCTCCAAGCACTGA